In Gemmatimonadales bacterium, the genomic window CTGCCCAGGGCGACGGCGTGGCCGAAGCAGAGCAGACCTTCGATCGGATCGTCACGGCACTCAAGTCGCGGCCCGAGATCGCCGCGGCCGCGCTGACCTCGCAGGCGCCGCTCGGATTTGCCGGGACCTCCAACGGTCTCGTCCCCGAAGGGCGGCCGCGAACGATCGCCTACGCCATTCAGTCGCAGCTGCGGATGGTGACGCCGGGCTATCTCGCGGCGATGCACATTCCGCTCGTCGCCGGCCGCGACATCAGCGACGCCGACGTGCGCGGGGCGATGCGCGTCATCGTCGTCAGCGAGGCGCTGGCCCGGAAGGCATGGCCCAACGAGAGCGCCATCGGCAAGCGGATCGCCTGCTGCGAAGGAACCGACGCCGACCCGCGGTGGAAGACGGTCGTTGGTGTCGCCGCCGACGTGCATTCCAACGGTCCGACCCAGGACGTCGGGCCGGAATTCTACCTGCCGATGGCACAGGCGCCGAGCGACGCATGGATGTGGGTGTCGCGCGCGATGACCGTGGTCGCCCGGGCCCGCCACGGCGACGGTGCCGCGCTCGCGCCGGTCATTCGCGCCGTCGTGAAGGATGCCGATCCCGCCGCGCCAGTCTACCAGGCGGCGACGATGAAGGAGCAACTGCGCACCAATCTCGCGGCGACGCGGTTCACGCTGATCCTGCTCACCGTCCTCGGCGGTGCCGGGTTGCTCCTCGCGATCACCGGCGTGTACAGCGTGATCGCCTATTTCGTCTCGCTGCGCACCCCGGAAGTCGCCGTGCGCATGGCGCTCGGCGCAACCGCCTTCGATGTGGTCGCGTTGCTCAGCTGGCAGGGAGCGGGTGCGATCATTGGGGGGCTCGTTGCAGGAGCGATGGCGTCGCTCTGGGTCACGCAATTCCTGCAGAGCTTTCTCGTCGGCGTCCGTCCTCGCGATCCGGTGACGATGATCGCGTCGATCGGAGTGGTTGCGCTGGTTGCCGCTGCGGCGACGGTGATCCCGGCGCGGCGCGCTACCGGCGTGAATCCGGCGACTGCGCTGCATGGGTAGCGCTTGCGCGGGCGGGCTATCTTTGCTCCTCTCTCATTCCTGTCGAGCCGAGTATGTCCAGCGCTGCAGAAGGCAAAGCCGTTGCATCAGCCATGATCGCCCTCTGGGAACACGAGATTCCCTCGACGATCAAGGTGCTCAACGCGGTCCCGGACGCACATCGCGAGCACCGTCCCGCGCCCAAGTCGCGCTCGGCGTGGCAGCTCGCCACCCACATCGCGACGAGCGACGCGTGGTTTCTGGACTGCATCGAGCGCGGCCAGTTCCACTTTGATCAGGAAGCAGCCGCGAAGGCCGCGGCGCAGTTCAACAACGTCGGGGATGTGGTCGAGTATTACACGGCGACGATTCCGGCGAAGCTGCACGCGATGAACCAGCTTCCCGGCGAGAAGCTCGCGGAGACGGTCGATTTCTACGGCCGGATGCAGATGTCGCGTGGAGCGTGGATCGGC contains:
- a CDS encoding DinB family protein, with the protein product MIALWEHEIPSTIKVLNAVPDAHREHRPAPKSRSAWQLATHIATSDAWFLDCIERGQFHFDQEAAAKAAAQFNNVGDVVEYYTATIPAKLHAMNQLPGEKLAETVDFYGRMQMSRGAWIGFATNHSVHHRGQLSTYLRNMGSKVPDIYGPSADSEP